The stretch of DNA CGGGATTGAAAGGTGCGGCGGCGATTGACGTGCATTCAAAGCTGCATCATCTCGGCGATAACGTGGTGGCGGCCTGGAAGGAATCCTCGCCCAAGCCGGAGGGGTTTGTATTGACGATGCCGTTTGAATTCAAGGGCGCTGACGAAACTTACTCGCTGGCCATTTCACAGCGGGACGTCAACAACGGTTGGTGGGTTGTGCTAAACGGCCGCGAGATTGGGCGTTTGCGGAGGGATGCTGCTGAGCAGGTGGTGCGTGTACCGGTGCCGAAAGGCGTTTTGAAAAAGGGCGCAAATGTGTTGGTTGTCCGCCGCGATGAAAAAAGTACTGACGACATTGAAGTGGGTCGCGTGCAGTTGGTAGCGGGCCATCCGGCATCCACGGTGATTCAATCCATTGAAATCATTCGCGAAGATCAAAAGACCGCGGCAAAGCGCTGACTTGAAAGTCGACTGATTGCCAAATAGAGTCCGCTCTTTCCGGTGACTGATAACGAACATCAATACGGCGCGCGTGGTGGTAACGGAATGCTTTGGCTCGCGCTCACCGCGTTAGCCATCGGTTGCCTCGCGGTTTTCCTGCAGAATAAATTCACCGACAACCCTTCCTCCGGTTCGCGCGCTGGGCAGGCGAAAAGTCTGACCGTGTATTGCGCCGCCGGCGTTCGGCTCGCGGTGGAGGAGGTGGCGAAGCAATTCGAAACCGAAATGGGCGTCACCGTGAAGCTCGAGTACGCTAACAGCGGCGTACTCGCCAACCGCCTTAAAATGGATAAGAAAGGTGGCCTCGCCATTGCGGACGTTTACATTCCCGCGGATTATTCCTACACAGAAAAAGCTGCGGCCGATGGTCTCACGCGGGAATCGTTGCGCGTGGCTACGTGGCAAGTGGTGCTTGGCGTAAAATCGGGTGCAAATATCGATGTAAACAATTGCGATGATGTGTTGAGTTCAAATTTGTCTTTTGTCATGTGCGACCCGCTCGCGGGTGTTGGCAAAAAAACCAAAAAAATGCTCGAGCAATCCGGCCATTGGGCGGCCATCAATCAGGCGAAGGCGTCTTCCTTTCCCACCGTCACCGAGGCCGCACTGGCGGTGAAAGAAAATGCGGGAACGCAAGCTGCGTTTGTATGGGATTCCGTGGCGCGCCAGCATGGGCTGCGCGTCATCGAGTTGCCGGAACTCAAAGCAAGCCGCGCAAACATTTCTGTGGCGGTGACGGCTTCAACGGATCGGCCGACATTGGCGTTGCAGTTCGCGCGTTTTCTCGCCGCGCCGGATAAAGGCGGGAACGTGTTTGCGCGTCACAAATACCGGCCGCTTGCCGGCGATGCGTGGGCCAAGGTGCCGGAGCTGCGCGTAGATTGCGGTGGCGTCAATCGTGAAGCGGTTGAAAAAACCATCCGCGAATTCGAGGCGCGTGAAGGCTGCGTCATCAACATGGTTTACGCTGGGTGCGGAACGCTCGTTGGCAAAATGCAAACCGGCGAAAAGGGCCTGCCCGATTTGTTTATGACCTGCGACGCCACCTATCTCGAAATGGCCCAAAGCAAAATGGGGAACCCGTTTGGGCCGGATTTGAATATTTCCAGCACGCGCATTGTGATGCTGGTGGAACGCGGCAATCCAAAAGGCCTCCAAACGCTTGCCGACCTCGCGCAGCCTGAATTGCGTATTGGTGTGACCGAGCCCAAGGCCAGCACACTCGGCAAACTCAGTGAAGAATTGCTTCGCGAAACCGGCCAGTGGGACGCCATCGAAAAAAATATTCCGGTGAAGCATGATACCGCCCACACGCTCATTCAAAGTATGGAAGCGGGCGGCAAGCTCGACGTGGTGCTCGTCTACGAGGCAAACATTCAGCATCTCAAAACCAAGTTTGACGCCGTGCCGCTTAAGCCCGCGCGTGCCATTGCCGTGCAAAACATCGCCGCCCGCAAGGACACCGCTTACCCCCGGCTTGCGCAACGGCTGATGCAACACGTCACTTCGGACGCCTCGCGCCACCGCTTCGAGCAGCTCGGCTTCAACTGGGAGGCTGACATTGAATGAGTGAGCCTGCGCAGCCCAAATTTCAAGTCGCATCCGATAAGCCCTTCCTCATTGGTCTCGGCGTGTTGGCCGGGAGTTATCTGCTCATCATCGGCGCGATGGTGTTAGCCGATCTTGTGTTTCTTGATTACGGCGATCAACCCATTCTCGGCGATGAGCGCGTGCAGCAAGGCCGGTTCGCCGAGGGCGCGGTGCCCATTCGTGTGGAAGTCGGCCGCACGTACCATTTTCGTTTGGGCAGAAACGAAGTGGCCTTGGAACACAACGGGCAAATGCTTTCCGGTGAAAAAGTTTTCAAGGCCAACACCGATGAAGTGCTGCTGCAACCGAAGCTTCCGGACGCGCCAATCACCGCCTCGTTGCGGCCCGAAGCGCGCGTGATTGATGTCGGCCTCACCAACCACATCGCCACACTCACAACCGATGAATCGCACGGCCTTTTGTGGGGGCAATTCATTCGCGTCCACGGCGGCGGCGCGGGTTGGGATGGCGTGCATGAAATTACCGACACCACCACCAATCAACTTTCGATTGCGCTGCCGGAAAATGTTGCCGCCACTCCAAAGGCGCTGGGGCTTTCGAAACCCAATCCACTCGTGCAAGCGTTGCGCAGTCGTGACATTCAGTTTTCAATTATGCTGAGCCTCATCAGTTGCACCATCACCACGATGCTTTCGGTTTGGGTGGCCGTGCCGATTGGTTATATAATGAGCCGTTTTGAGTTTCGCGGTAAACCGCTCATCGACACGCTGCTTGATATTCCCATCGTGCTGCCGCCGCTGGTTGTTGGGCTTTCGCTGTTGATTCTGTTTCGCTACGCGCCCGATTGGCTTAGCGATTCGGTCGTGTACAAATGGCCCGCTGTGGTGCTCGCGCAATTTATGGTGGCCTGCGCTTTCGCCGTGCGGACGATGCGCGTGACCTTCGATCAAATCCCGCACCGCTACGAGCAAGTCGCGCTCACGCTCGGTTGCAATCGGCAGCAAGCATTTTGGAAGGTCATAATGCCCCAGGCCAAAGGTGGGTTGCTCGCAGCCGCCACGCTTTCGTGGGCGCGGGCGCTGGGCGAGTTTGGTCCGATCCTTGTCTTTGCCGGTGCCACGCGACAAAAAACTGAGGTGCTGCCCACGAGCGCATTTCTTGAACTTCAAGCCGGCCGCACCGAAGGAATGTTGGCGGTGTCGCTCATTATGATTGGCGCGGCGGTCGTTGTTTTCCTCATTGCCCGTACGCTCGGGATGAAACGAATCTTTGCGTGATCGCTCTCAAAAACATTTTAATACGGCAAGGCAGCTTTGAATTGAGCGGCATAAACCTCACGCTTGCTGCTGGCGAATACGGCGTGCTTATGGGGCGCAGCGGTTGCGGCAAGACGACCATCCTCGAAGCCATCTGCGGCCTGCGATCCATCGAGAGCGGCAGCATTCATTTGGGCAACGAGGAAGTCGCCGGGCTCCTCCCCGCCGAGCGCGGTGTGGGTTATGTGCCGCAAGATCGCGCGTTGTTTCCTACGATGATTGTCCGCGAGCAACTGGCCTTTGCCCTTGTCCTTCGCAACCAACCCCAAACTCAAATTGCCGCGCGTGTCAATGAACTCGCCAAATTGCTCGGCATCATCCATCTCCTTGATCGCGCGCCGGACAAACTCAGTGGCGGCGAAGCTCAACGCGTCGCCCTCGGCCGCGCCCTCGCGCATCGCCCCGCCGTGTTATGCCTTGACGAACCGCTTAGCGCGCTGGACGAAGAACTCCACGAAGAAATGTGTCGCCTCCTTGAGCACATCCACCGCGAAACCGGCGTCACCATCCTCCATATCACCCACAGCCCCAGCGAAGCCAAGCGCTTGGCAGGCTGTCATTTCCGAATGGAAAATGGCAGTGTCGTCCGCGAGAGCGACTAATACTGGATTGACGAGCTTGCGAGTCCGCGAACCCACAACGGACTCGCAAGCTCGTCCCTCCAAACCAAACCAAACCAAACCAAACCCAATGCCCAACGAAAACAATTTGCCCGAACTCACTGCCCTCGAGCAGGAAGTGTACTCGTGGCAAACCACGATCGAAGATTTTGGCGAAACCGGCCAGCGCAAACTCAAGGCGGCCAGTGTGATGGTGAGCCGCATTGGCGGCCTTGGCGGGTTGGTGGCGTATGAGCTAGCCGCTGCGGGCATTGGTAAACTCATCCTTGCCCATGGCGGAAATCTCCGGCCTTCGGATTTGAACCGACAACTTTTAATGTCCGAATCGGCGTTGAACACTTCGCGCATCGACTGCGCGGTGAAACGTTTGCGCGAAATCAATCCGCGTCTTGAAATTGTTTCCCTGCCTGAAAACGTCAATGAGACAAACGCCGCCGAACTTGTCGCCGCTGCTGAGGTAGTGGTTGACTGCGCACCGCTATTCGAAGAACGATTTTTTATGAACCGTGAAGCTGTGCGGCAGGGCAAGCCGCTCGTCGAATGTGCGATGTTCGAATTGGAAGCCCACATCACCAGCTTCAAGCCCGGTGTCACCGGTTGTCTTCAGTGCCTTTATCCTGAGAAGCCCGATTACTGGCAGCGGCGTTTCCCGGTTTTTGGCGCAGTGTCCGGAATGGTCGGCTGCCTCGGCGCGATGGAAGCTATCAAAATCATCGCTGGATTGGGCGAACCGTTGTACGGTCGCTTGTTGACGTGTGATTTAAAAATGATGAAATTTAACCAAGTGCGGTTACGTCCAAGGCCCGGCTGCCCCGTGTGTGGCGGACAAGGATGAAAAAACTGGCGACATGGTTGAGTATTGTGTTGGCGTTCGATGTATTGGCTTGCCGGTTCAATGTCCGCGATGTCGGCTTTGTTGATCTCGGTTCCGAAAAATATCAGCTTTTCATTTTCGTTCCGGATACCACGCCTGCTAGTGAAATGGACTCGCTCAAGTCCATCGCTTATGCAACGTACTTAGATTCTAACGTGAAAGCGGAAGTGCTTGCCGCCACCGTGGCAGCAAAGGGCGCAGCCTCTAAATTTTTGCCGCCAGATCTGAAACAAGCGCAAGCAGTTTTGGTTTCGGCGGACGGCAAGCAGGCGCTGCCGATTTCTTTGACGGCTGAAGGGAAGCCCTTGTCAGTTACCGCCTGGGATGGCTTGGAGTCGGTGTTTGATTCAAAGCGTCGCAATGCGGTTGTTTCGAAAATTTACGAACACTACGGCGTCATCCTTATCGTCGAAGGAAAAGACGGTGATGAAAATGCGCGTATTCGGAAGATGGCGGACACCGTTGTCGCGACCATCACTTCGCAGATGGATAAGCTGGAAAAGGAAATCCGCGAGCCGCCGGTGGTAGAGGTGATTTCTGCAAAAGAGCTTGCGAGCGAGAAAGCGTTTATGTGGAGCCTCGGCATTGATGCCATTGCCGAGACGCCGCAAGTAGCGGTGTTGTACGGGCGCGGCCGCATCATCGGGCCGGTGCTGCGTGATGCGCAATTGGATGAACGCGCGCTCACGGCCATCGTGAATACCATCGGCCTCAATTGCGAATGCGGGCTGGACCGCAAGTGGATGCAAGGCACGATGATCCCGCAAAAATGGGATGAGGATGTGCAGAAACAATTCGCCAATCACCTCGGGTTCGACCCCGAAAGCCCGGCTATCCGTATCGAGATGAGCCAAATTCTTTCCAAAGGCGGCAAAGGGGAGGGCGCAAATCGCCAAACTCAAATCGGCGGTACGCTCGATGATTTGCTGATGGGCTACCGCGAAGGCGCACTCAATCTTGCGAATGCCGAGCCCACGCCCACAAA from Limisphaerales bacterium encodes:
- a CDS encoding HesA/MoeB/ThiF family protein, with amino-acid sequence MPNENNLPELTALEQEVYSWQTTIEDFGETGQRKLKAASVMVSRIGGLGGLVAYELAAAGIGKLILAHGGNLRPSDLNRQLLMSESALNTSRIDCAVKRLREINPRLEIVSLPENVNETNAAELVAAAEVVVDCAPLFEERFFMNREAVRQGKPLVECAMFELEAHITSFKPGVTGCLQCLYPEKPDYWQRRFPVFGAVSGMVGCLGAMEAIKIIAGLGEPLYGRLLTCDLKMMKFNQVRLRPRPGCPVCGGQG
- a CDS encoding substrate-binding domain-containing protein translates to MTDNEHQYGARGGNGMLWLALTALAIGCLAVFLQNKFTDNPSSGSRAGQAKSLTVYCAAGVRLAVEEVAKQFETEMGVTVKLEYANSGVLANRLKMDKKGGLAIADVYIPADYSYTEKAAADGLTRESLRVATWQVVLGVKSGANIDVNNCDDVLSSNLSFVMCDPLAGVGKKTKKMLEQSGHWAAINQAKASSFPTVTEAALAVKENAGTQAAFVWDSVARQHGLRVIELPELKASRANISVAVTASTDRPTLALQFARFLAAPDKGGNVFARHKYRPLAGDAWAKVPELRVDCGGVNREAVEKTIREFEAREGCVINMVYAGCGTLVGKMQTGEKGLPDLFMTCDATYLEMAQSKMGNPFGPDLNISSTRIVMLVERGNPKGLQTLADLAQPELRIGVTEPKASTLGKLSEELLRETGQWDAIEKNIPVKHDTAHTLIQSMEAGGKLDVVLVYEANIQHLKTKFDAVPLKPARAIAVQNIAARKDTAYPRLAQRLMQHVTSDASRHRFEQLGFNWEADIE
- a CDS encoding ATP-binding cassette domain-containing protein — encoded protein: MIALKNILIRQGSFELSGINLTLAAGEYGVLMGRSGCGKTTILEAICGLRSIESGSIHLGNEEVAGLLPAERGVGYVPQDRALFPTMIVREQLAFALVLRNQPQTQIAARVNELAKLLGIIHLLDRAPDKLSGGEAQRVALGRALAHRPAVLCLDEPLSALDEELHEEMCRLLEHIHRETGVTILHITHSPSEAKRLAGCHFRMENGSVVRESD
- a CDS encoding ABC transporter permease, with protein sequence MLSLISCTITTMLSVWVAVPIGYIMSRFEFRGKPLIDTLLDIPIVLPPLVVGLSLLILFRYAPDWLSDSVVYKWPAVVLAQFMVACAFAVRTMRVTFDQIPHRYEQVALTLGCNRQQAFWKVIMPQAKGGLLAAATLSWARALGEFGPILVFAGATRQKTEVLPTSAFLELQAGRTEGMLAVSLIMIGAAVVVFLIARTLGMKRIFA